One window from the genome of Salvia splendens isolate huo1 chromosome 9, SspV2, whole genome shotgun sequence encodes:
- the LOC121748331 gene encoding uncharacterized protein At4g26485-like isoform X2 produces the protein MGIIQSSSSRGNNEGEKTPRSIFFIYNALRLLWRKFCPVFGHAKPLLPLQNPASSTTAEPLLVAETPHISPPTSEFYDKGLKCDSDDLWQSERDGEDRVVVCVHQFSNSAVSVKENVSRNGIALTNNSSEEEEEDDVVVVVEKIKRAISVVLEERWIKHYSSGHRILLVGEGNFSFSACLALEFRSAPNIIATSLDSQAFLKKHYNKSIDNIEELKRRGSKVMHGINATTMAKHQLLGDLRLHQELVRQFLENARQMIGENGEIHITHKTNSFHREWGLVSLGRGCGLRLKEATNFNLVDYPGYNTKCGFGGNGDFNCYPSKTYKFQL, from the exons ATGGGAATTATCCAGAGCAGCAGTAGCAGAGGAAACAATGAAGGTGAAAAAACCCCAAGAAGCATTTTTTTCATCTACAACGCTTTAAGGCTCCTATGGCGGAAATTTTGTCCCGTATTCGGTCATGCTAAGCCATTGCTCCCGCTCCAGAATCCGGCATCAAGCACAACCGCCGAACCCTTACTTGTTGCTGAAACCCCTCACATTTCTCCACCAACTAGTGAATTTTATGATAAAGGTCTGAAGTGTGATAGTGATGATTTGTGGCAGTCTGAAAGAGACGGTGAAGATCGTGTGGTAGTGTGCGTACACCAGTTCTCAAACTCGGCTGTTTCTGTGAAAGAAAATGTTTCAAGAAATGGCATTGCTCTGACCAACAACtcatcagaagaagaagaagaagatgatgttgTAGTAGTTGTTGAGAAGATAAAGAGAGCTATTAGTGTGGTGCTGGAAGAGAGGTGGATTAAGCACTACAGCAGCGGGCATCGAATACTGTTGGTCGGAGAGGGGAATTTCTCCTTCTCCGCTTGTCTCGCGCTGGAGTTTCGCAGCGCTCCCAACATCATTGCAACATCTCTAGATTCCCAAG CATTTCTGAAGAAGCATTATAACAAGAGTATAGACAACATTGAGGAACTAAAGAGGAGAGGAAGCAAGGTGATGCATGGGATCAATGCCACTACAATGGCTAAGCATCAACTGCTCGGAGACCTTAG ACTTCACCAGGAACTTGTGAGGCAGTTCCTGGAGAACGCAAGACAGATGATaggagaaaatggggagattcaCATAACACACAAGACCAACAGTTTCCACAGAGAATGGGGGCTCGTGTCGCTTGGTCGCGGCTGTGGACTCAGGCTCAAGGAGGCCACCAACTTCAACCTTGTGGATTATCCAGGCTACAACACCAAGTGTGGATTTGGGGGTAATGGAGACTTCAATTGCTACCCCAGCAAAACTTACAAATTCCAACTCTAA
- the LOC121748331 gene encoding uncharacterized protein At4g26485-like isoform X1: protein MGIIQSSSSRGNNEGEKTPRSIFFIYNALRLLWRKFCPVFGHAKPLLPLQNPASSTTAEPLLVAETPHISPPTSEFYDKGLKCDSDDLWQSERDGEDRVVVCVHQFSNSAVSVKENVSRNGIALTNNSSEEEEEDDVVVVVEKIKRAISVVLEERWIKHYSSGHRILLVGEGNFSFSACLALEFRSAPNIIATSLDSQAFLKKHYNKSIDNIEELKRRGSKVMHGINATTMAKHQLLGDLRFDRIVFNFPYVGLNTIKKLPRQSQLALHQELVRQFLENARQMIGENGEIHITHKTNSFHREWGLVSLGRGCGLRLKEATNFNLVDYPGYNTKCGFGGNGDFNCYPSKTYKFQL, encoded by the exons ATGGGAATTATCCAGAGCAGCAGTAGCAGAGGAAACAATGAAGGTGAAAAAACCCCAAGAAGCATTTTTTTCATCTACAACGCTTTAAGGCTCCTATGGCGGAAATTTTGTCCCGTATTCGGTCATGCTAAGCCATTGCTCCCGCTCCAGAATCCGGCATCAAGCACAACCGCCGAACCCTTACTTGTTGCTGAAACCCCTCACATTTCTCCACCAACTAGTGAATTTTATGATAAAGGTCTGAAGTGTGATAGTGATGATTTGTGGCAGTCTGAAAGAGACGGTGAAGATCGTGTGGTAGTGTGCGTACACCAGTTCTCAAACTCGGCTGTTTCTGTGAAAGAAAATGTTTCAAGAAATGGCATTGCTCTGACCAACAACtcatcagaagaagaagaagaagatgatgttgTAGTAGTTGTTGAGAAGATAAAGAGAGCTATTAGTGTGGTGCTGGAAGAGAGGTGGATTAAGCACTACAGCAGCGGGCATCGAATACTGTTGGTCGGAGAGGGGAATTTCTCCTTCTCCGCTTGTCTCGCGCTGGAGTTTCGCAGCGCTCCCAACATCATTGCAACATCTCTAGATTCCCAAG CATTTCTGAAGAAGCATTATAACAAGAGTATAGACAACATTGAGGAACTAAAGAGGAGAGGAAGCAAGGTGATGCATGGGATCAATGCCACTACAATGGCTAAGCATCAACTGCTCGGAGACCTTAGGTTCGATCGCATCGTTTTCAACTTTCCCTACGTTGGGCTGAATACTATCAAGAAATTGCCGCGTCAATCTCAACTTGC ACTTCACCAGGAACTTGTGAGGCAGTTCCTGGAGAACGCAAGACAGATGATaggagaaaatggggagattcaCATAACACACAAGACCAACAGTTTCCACAGAGAATGGGGGCTCGTGTCGCTTGGTCGCGGCTGTGGACTCAGGCTCAAGGAGGCCACCAACTTCAACCTTGTGGATTATCCAGGCTACAACACCAAGTGTGGATTTGGGGGTAATGGAGACTTCAATTGCTACCCCAGCAAAACTTACAAATTCCAACTCTAA
- the LOC121748332 gene encoding uncharacterized protein At4g26485-like isoform X2, translating into MVIQQSVKREEEEEEENVNSSQIHTDRWIKHYSSCHRILLVGEGDFSFSTCLASAFGWASNMVATSLDSQGFVVKNYESGLSNLVELEIRKCIVLHGIDATKMASHTLLAGIKFDRIVFNFPFAGFFKELPRDTLLRLHRTLVSRFMENAKEMLSQNGEIHITHKTNGFHREWMLEGLALLHDLRLVETVDFDQEEWPGYNTKRGFGGDCNFNCNPSITYKFRKITFR; encoded by the exons ATGGTAATCCAGCAGAGTGTTaaaagagaggaggaggaggaggaagaaaatGTGAATTCTTCCCAGATTCATACGGATAGATGGATAAAGCATTACAGTAGCTGCCACCGGATTCTGCTGGTTGGGGAGGGAGATTTCTCCTTTTCCACTTGTTTGGCATCAGCTTTTGGTTGGGCTTCCAACATGGTCGCCACATCTCTCGATTCTCAAG GTTTTGTGGTGAAAAATTATGAGAGTGGTCTATCCAATCTAGTGGAATTggaaattagaaagtgcattgTGTTGCACGGGATTGATGCAACCAAAATGGCTTCTCACACTCTCCTTGCTGGAATCAAATTCGACCGCATAGTATTCAACTTTCCATTTGCTGGATTTTTCAAGGAATTGCCTCGCGATACGCTGCTCAG GCTTCACAGGACATTGGTGAGCAGGTTTATGGAGAATGCCAAGGAAATGTTGAGCCAAAATGGGGAGATTCACATAACTCACAAGACTAACGGATTCCACAGGGAGTGGATGTTGGAGGGCCTGGCTTTGCTCCACGATCTCAGGCTTGTGGAAACCGTGGATTTCGACCAGGAGGAGTGGCCAGGGTATAACACCAAGCGCGGATTTGGGGGCGACTGCAACTTCAATTGCAACCCTAGTATCACCTACAAATTCCGGAAAATTACCTTCCGCTGA
- the LOC121748332 gene encoding uncharacterized protein At4g26485-like isoform X1, translated as MQKSSKEEIALKMVIQQSVKREEEEEEENVNSSQIHTDRWIKHYSSCHRILLVGEGDFSFSTCLASAFGWASNMVATSLDSQGFVVKNYESGLSNLVELEIRKCIVLHGIDATKMASHTLLAGIKFDRIVFNFPFAGFFKELPRDTLLRLHRTLVSRFMENAKEMLSQNGEIHITHKTNGFHREWMLEGLALLHDLRLVETVDFDQEEWPGYNTKRGFGGDCNFNCNPSITYKFRKITFR; from the exons ATGCAGAAATCTAGCAAGGAAGAGATTGCTTTAAAAATGGTAATCCAGCAGAGTGTTaaaagagaggaggaggaggaggaagaaaatGTGAATTCTTCCCAGATTCATACGGATAGATGGATAAAGCATTACAGTAGCTGCCACCGGATTCTGCTGGTTGGGGAGGGAGATTTCTCCTTTTCCACTTGTTTGGCATCAGCTTTTGGTTGGGCTTCCAACATGGTCGCCACATCTCTCGATTCTCAAG GTTTTGTGGTGAAAAATTATGAGAGTGGTCTATCCAATCTAGTGGAATTggaaattagaaagtgcattgTGTTGCACGGGATTGATGCAACCAAAATGGCTTCTCACACTCTCCTTGCTGGAATCAAATTCGACCGCATAGTATTCAACTTTCCATTTGCTGGATTTTTCAAGGAATTGCCTCGCGATACGCTGCTCAG GCTTCACAGGACATTGGTGAGCAGGTTTATGGAGAATGCCAAGGAAATGTTGAGCCAAAATGGGGAGATTCACATAACTCACAAGACTAACGGATTCCACAGGGAGTGGATGTTGGAGGGCCTGGCTTTGCTCCACGATCTCAGGCTTGTGGAAACCGTGGATTTCGACCAGGAGGAGTGGCCAGGGTATAACACCAAGCGCGGATTTGGGGGCGACTGCAACTTCAATTGCAACCCTAGTATCACCTACAAATTCCGGAAAATTACCTTCCGCTGA
- the LOC121748877 gene encoding uncharacterized protein LOC121748877: MTYFSLNFFHGRANKIQFPLSLVPWLTRNIGCAQGRGYSSSPPLSKEQNGYNGFYNQPNRSLPSDVYNGFNLAVEEEIERDFTAVADEFIQDPEDSSRRCCGMQDGQNSAIKLLASRAFTCMELKKKLEGKKFHHETIDAVS, translated from the exons ATGACGTACTTTTCTTTGAATTTCTTCCATGGAAGAGCTAACAAAATCCAATTCCCACTCTCTCTGGTTCCTTG GTTAACAAGGAACATCGGCTGCGCTCAAGGAAGGGGCTACAGTAGCTCTCCTCCTCTAAGCAAGGAACAAAATGGATATAATGGGTTCTACAACCAACCAAACAGGAGCCTTCCTTCTGATGTATATAATGGGTTCAATCTGG CTGTGGAAGAAGAGATTGAGAGAGATTTTACGGCCGTGGCTGATGAATTCATCCAAGATCCCGAAGATAGTAGTAGAAGATGCTGTGGGATGCAAGATGGGCAGAATTCTGCAATCAAGTTGCTTGCGTCCAG GGCATTTACTTGTATGGAACTGAAGAAGAAACTGGAAGGAAAGAAATTTCACCATGAAACTATAGATGCGGTCTCATAA